The following proteins are co-located in the Rippkaea orientalis PCC 8801 genome:
- a CDS encoding ArsA family ATPase translates to MALILTFLGQGSSEPAQVAIAAGQKLAGQGTRVLLAVQESGPTLNLLLGTVVTTSPTEITPNLKAVKLSSTFLLEQGWEQVKELEAKYLRSPTLKNVYGQELGILPGMDQALALNALREYDQSGQYDVIIYHGDSSWSTVRMLGIPEILSWYLRRFGQILQESDIGKALSPFIQPITSAILNVSWSADDLTQEPTNRANDILDQGKTALANPKRVTAYLLTSSDELAIAQSQYLWGCAQQVGLTVKGVLVHDREVTNTLTEKFDPLTVTAIPTGTGQDLTALKEALPDFLADSQPPQPITIDVAAKEVRVFLPGFEKKQVKLTQYGPEITIEAGDQRRNIDLPTPLRGQPVKGAKFQNHYLIISF, encoded by the coding sequence ATGGCTTTGATTTTAACCTTTCTCGGTCAGGGCAGCAGTGAACCCGCCCAAGTGGCGATCGCTGCTGGCCAAAAACTGGCCGGACAAGGGACTCGTGTTCTGTTAGCAGTACAAGAGTCTGGTCCGACCCTCAACCTTCTTTTAGGAACGGTCGTCACGACTTCCCCTACGGAAATCACCCCCAATCTCAAGGCGGTTAAGTTGTCCTCAACTTTCCTCTTGGAACAGGGATGGGAACAAGTTAAGGAATTGGAAGCCAAATATTTGCGATCGCCTACTTTAAAAAACGTCTACGGCCAAGAATTAGGCATTTTACCCGGCATGGATCAAGCCTTAGCTCTCAATGCTTTGCGCGAATACGATCAAAGTGGACAGTACGATGTCATTATCTACCACGGTGATAGCTCTTGGTCTACTGTGCGGATGTTGGGGATTCCTGAGATTCTCAGTTGGTATTTAAGGCGATTTGGTCAGATTTTGCAAGAATCGGACATTGGAAAGGCTCTTTCTCCCTTTATTCAACCGATTACCAGTGCCATTCTTAATGTCTCTTGGAGTGCCGATGATCTGACCCAAGAACCCACCAATCGGGCTAATGATATTTTAGACCAAGGGAAGACAGCCTTAGCCAATCCTAAACGGGTGACAGCCTATTTGCTGACCAGTTCTGATGAATTGGCGATCGCCCAGTCCCAATATCTTTGGGGATGTGCCCAACAAGTAGGGTTAACGGTCAAAGGGGTTCTAGTCCATGACAGGGAAGTGACGAATACCCTGACAGAAAAATTTGACCCCTTGACGGTAACGGCGATTCCAACAGGAACCGGACAAGATTTAACGGCTTTAAAAGAGGCTTTACCGGATTTTCTGGCGGATTCTCAGCCTCCCCAACCGATTACCATCGATGTTGCCGCCAAAGAAGTTCGGGTGTTTCTACCAGGGTTTGAAAAAAAACAGGTCAAACTCACCCAGTATGGTCCAGAAATTACCATCGAGGCCGGCGATCAACGGCGTAATATTGATTTACCCACTCCTTTGCGTGGACAACCCGTTAAAGGGGCGAAATTCCAAAATCACTACTTAATCATTTCTTTTTAA
- the chlG gene encoding chlorophyll synthase ChlG, with protein MSDSSTAKSNEGGSKTRQLLGMKGATSGETSLWKLRLQLMKPITWIPLIWGVVCGAASSGGYTWTVENVLKIAACMLLSGPLMAGYTQTLNDFYDREIDAINEPYRPIPSGAISIPQVVTQILVLLGAGLALGYGLDVWAGHEFPMMFSLTLGGAFIAYIYSAPPLKLKQNGWLGNYALGSSYIALPWWAGHALFGQLNWTIVILTLFYSLAGLGIAVVNDFKSVEGDRQLGLKSLPVMFGIDTAAWICVIMIDVFQAGIAGYLIYVNQNLYAAILLLLVIPQITFQDMYFLRDPLKNDVKYQASAQPFLVLGMLVAGLALGNAGV; from the coding sequence ATGTCTGACTCTTCTACGGCTAAAAGCAACGAAGGCGGTAGCAAAACCCGTCAATTATTAGGGATGAAGGGGGCAACCTCTGGCGAAACGTCCCTCTGGAAATTGCGACTGCAACTGATGAAACCCATCACCTGGATACCGCTAATTTGGGGCGTAGTCTGTGGGGCAGCTTCATCGGGGGGATATACCTGGACGGTGGAAAATGTCCTCAAAATCGCTGCTTGTATGCTGCTATCGGGTCCTTTGATGGCCGGGTATACCCAAACCCTCAATGATTTTTATGACCGCGAAATTGATGCTATTAATGAGCCCTATCGTCCTATCCCATCCGGGGCGATTTCGATTCCCCAGGTAGTTACCCAAATTTTAGTCCTCTTAGGGGCAGGATTAGCCCTAGGATACGGTTTAGATGTCTGGGCAGGTCATGAGTTCCCGATGATGTTTTCTTTGACGTTAGGGGGCGCATTTATCGCTTATATCTATTCTGCCCCTCCATTGAAGTTAAAACAAAATGGTTGGTTAGGCAATTATGCTTTAGGATCGAGTTATATTGCTTTGCCTTGGTGGGCTGGTCATGCCCTATTTGGTCAATTAAACTGGACGATTGTTATTTTGACCTTGTTTTATAGTTTGGCCGGGTTAGGTATTGCAGTGGTTAATGATTTTAAGAGTGTGGAAGGCGATCGTCAATTAGGCTTAAAATCTCTTCCAGTGATGTTTGGCATTGATACGGCTGCTTGGATTTGTGTGATTATGATTGATGTGTTTCAAGCAGGAATTGCTGGTTATTTAATCTATGTTAACCAAAATCTTTATGCTGCTATCTTGCTGTTATTGGTGATTCCTCAAATTACTTTCCAAGATATGTATTTCCTCCGTGATCCACTTAAAAATGATGTTAAATATCAAGCCAGTGCTCAACCTTTCTTAGTGTTAGGAATGTTAGTAGCAGGTCTAGCTTTGGGTAACGCAGGGGTTTAG
- a CDS encoding Uma2 family endonuclease, giving the protein MTQSITKPSLIIPPLENGDQLTRFEFERRYDKMPHLKKAELIEGIVYMGSPLRIEQHGNPHAYMIGWLVQYEAGTPGVQSGDNCTVRLDPENEPQPDALLRIKNGGQSIISDDGYVEGAPELIVEIAASTVSIDLHDKLKAYRRNQVQEYLVWRFYDSEFDWFRLKEGKYIKLEPDEKGIIKSEIYPGLWLDLLALLSGNLAQVLEVLQQGMATEEHQNFLKHLSR; this is encoded by the coding sequence ATGACTCAAAGTATCACTAAACCAAGTTTAATAATTCCTCCGTTAGAAAATGGAGATCAACTGACTCGTTTTGAATTTGAACGACGCTATGACAAAATGCCTCATCTAAAAAAAGCAGAATTAATAGAAGGAATTGTTTATATGGGATCACCTTTACGCATTGAACAACACGGAAATCCTCATGCTTATATGATAGGTTGGTTGGTGCAATATGAAGCAGGGACACCTGGGGTTCAATCAGGGGATAATTGTACTGTGAGACTCGATCCCGAAAATGAACCCCAACCCGATGCTTTATTGAGAATTAAAAACGGGGGACAATCAATTATTAGTGACGATGGTTATGTCGAAGGTGCTCCCGAATTAATAGTCGAAATTGCTGCTTCTACCGTTTCCATTGATCTCCATGATAAATTAAAAGCCTACCGAAGAAATCAGGTTCAAGAATATTTAGTTTGGCGGTTTTATGACAGTGAATTTGACTGGTTTAGATTAAAAGAAGGTAAATATATTAAACTAGAACCTGATGAAAAAGGAATCATTAAAAGTGAAATTTATCCGGGCTTGTGGTTAGATCTACTTGCTTTATTATCAGGGAATTTAGCACAAGTATTAGAAGTATTACAACAAGGGATGGCAACAGAAGAACATCAAAATTTTCTTAAACATCTTTCTAGATAA
- a CDS encoding quinone-dependent dihydroorotate dehydrogenase translates to MFNLLKPFYPLVLTAAKSNPEGAHLQLLNTLNTLERTHHTRGGNWLLSQLDQSFCVDDSRLKQTLWGLTFNNPVGLAAGCDKEGIAAGIWSHLGFGFAELGAVTLHPQPGNPRPRLFRLPHDKAVLNRLGANNQGAEIMAQTLAEIWQRSPRNIPIGINLCKSKITPLDEAAQDYVGSFSYLENQADYFVVNVSSPNTPGLRSLQEGEQLNSILQALQAANQHQKPLFVKISPDLEEEAILTIIELAQTHCLAGIIATNTTIKRDRLTTQILPETGNKIQEEAGGISGLPIRDRSTEIIGFIYQKTQGKLPIIGVGGIFTPDDAWNKIIAGASLLQLYTGWIYQGPWIIPDIVRGLGDKLKQLGLSHISQAVGINHK, encoded by the coding sequence ATGTTCAACTTACTTAAACCCTTTTATCCCTTGGTGTTAACAGCAGCAAAAAGTAACCCAGAAGGAGCTCATTTACAACTGCTCAATACCTTAAACACCCTTGAGCGTACCCATCACACGAGGGGAGGGAATTGGCTACTTTCCCAACTCGATCAATCGTTTTGTGTGGATGATTCTCGCCTTAAACAAACCCTATGGGGCTTAACTTTTAATAATCCCGTTGGTTTAGCAGCAGGATGCGATAAAGAAGGGATTGCTGCCGGAATATGGAGTCATTTAGGCTTTGGGTTTGCGGAATTAGGCGCAGTCACCCTCCATCCCCAACCCGGAAACCCCCGTCCTCGTTTATTTCGTTTACCCCATGATAAAGCCGTTTTAAACCGTTTAGGGGCTAATAATCAAGGCGCAGAAATAATGGCTCAAACATTAGCAGAAATTTGGCAACGTAGTCCCCGTAATATTCCCATTGGGATTAATTTATGTAAATCGAAAATTACCCCCCTAGATGAAGCTGCTCAGGACTATGTAGGGAGTTTTTCTTACCTGGAAAACCAGGCTGATTATTTTGTGGTTAATGTTAGTTCCCCCAATACTCCAGGGTTGCGATCGCTACAAGAAGGAGAACAATTAAACAGTATTTTACAGGCATTACAAGCAGCCAATCAACACCAAAAACCCCTGTTTGTGAAAATTTCTCCTGACTTAGAGGAGGAGGCAATTTTAACGATTATTGAATTAGCACAAACCCACTGCTTAGCGGGAATTATTGCGACTAACACGACCATTAAACGTGATAGATTAACCACTCAAATTTTACCAGAAACGGGTAATAAAATTCAAGAAGAAGCCGGAGGAATTAGTGGGCTACCTATCCGCGATCGCTCAACGGAAATTATCGGTTTTATCTATCAGAAAACTCAAGGAAAATTACCCATTATTGGAGTAGGAGGAATTTTTACTCCGGACGATGCTTGGAACAAAATTATAGCCGGAGCAAGTTTATTACAATTGTATACGGGATGGATTTATCAAGGACCTTGGATCATTCCTGATATTGTAAGGGGATTAGGTGATAAATTAAAACAATTGGGATTATCCCATATCTCTCAAGCGGTGGGAATAAACCACAAATAA